One stretch of Streptomyces agglomeratus DNA includes these proteins:
- the bioB gene encoding biotin synthase BioB — protein sequence MDLLNTLVEKGLRRELPTREEALAVLATSDDELLDVVAAAGKVRRQWFGRRVKLNYLVNLKSGLCPEDCSYCSQRLGSKAGILKYTWLKPDEASKAAAAGVAGGAKRVCLVASGRGPTDKDVDRVSKTIEAIKDQNEDVEVCACLGLLSDGQAERLRAAGADAYNHNLNTSESTYGAITTTHTYADRVETVQQAQAAGMSACSGLIAGMGETDADLVDVVFALRELDPDSVPVNFLIPFEGTPLAKEWNLTPQRALRILAMVRFVCPDVEVRLAGGREVHLRTMQPLALHLVNSIFLGDYLTSEGQAGQADLEMIADAGFEVEGTDRTTLPEHRSGGGCASACGEPAAEAAAGAVEAGETSDAAEAPGIPGARTDLVSVRRRGAGTDLAPNA from the coding sequence ATGGACCTGCTGAACACCCTGGTGGAGAAGGGGCTGCGGCGCGAGCTGCCGACCCGCGAAGAAGCGCTCGCCGTGCTGGCGACCTCGGACGACGAGCTGCTCGATGTGGTGGCCGCGGCCGGAAAGGTACGCCGCCAGTGGTTCGGACGGCGGGTGAAACTCAATTACCTGGTGAACCTCAAGTCGGGCCTGTGCCCCGAGGACTGTTCGTACTGCTCGCAGCGGCTCGGCTCGAAGGCCGGGATCCTCAAGTACACCTGGCTGAAGCCCGACGAGGCTTCCAAGGCTGCGGCCGCCGGGGTCGCGGGCGGCGCGAAGCGGGTGTGCCTGGTGGCGAGCGGGCGCGGTCCGACGGACAAGGACGTCGACCGCGTCTCGAAGACGATCGAGGCGATCAAGGACCAGAACGAGGACGTCGAGGTGTGCGCCTGCCTCGGGCTGCTGTCCGACGGGCAGGCGGAGCGCCTGCGGGCGGCGGGAGCCGACGCGTACAACCACAACCTGAACACCTCGGAGTCGACGTACGGGGCCATCACCACGACCCACACCTACGCCGACCGTGTGGAGACCGTCCAGCAGGCGCAGGCAGCGGGCATGTCCGCGTGCTCCGGTCTGATCGCGGGCATGGGCGAGACGGACGCCGACCTGGTGGACGTGGTCTTCGCGCTGCGCGAGCTCGACCCCGACTCCGTGCCCGTGAACTTCCTGATCCCCTTCGAGGGAACCCCGCTCGCCAAGGAGTGGAACCTGACGCCGCAGCGGGCGCTGCGGATTCTCGCGATGGTGCGGTTCGTCTGCCCGGACGTGGAGGTACGGCTCGCGGGCGGCCGCGAGGTGCACCTGCGCACCATGCAGCCGCTGGCGCTGCACCTGGTCAACTCGATCTTCCTCGGCGACTACCTGACCAGTGAGGGCCAGGCCGGCCAGGCGGACCTGGAGATGATCGCCGACGCCGGTTTCGAGGTGGAGGGGACCGACAGGACGACGCTGCCGGAGCACCGGAGCGGCGGCGGCTGCGCGTCGGCGTGCGGGGAGCCGGCGGCCGAGGCGGCAGCGGGCGCCGTGGAGGCCGGG